The following proteins are encoded in a genomic region of Thioflexithrix psekupsensis:
- a CDS encoding recombination-associated protein RdgC, which yields MWFKNVHFYRFLKPITLTEQILQDRLKTALFRPCGQLEMESTGWVSPFGRESEAFTLAYQGCFLVTAKRQERLLPASVVQEVLAERIEAIEMREQRRVRGKEKKALQEEIIRELIPQAFTRSQKMQAYIDTKNGWLILNTSNRKKAQDMIQLLRQTLGTLPVVVPQFKHPPATVLTQWLATQDYPSDFALADACQLVDTGTEGATVSCRHQDLSAEEVHGHLKAGKAVNRLALIWADRLSFVIDEECVIKRLQMEEIDTDADQSSEVSVQETLPHAINDAQQLEADFILLTAELTALIQRLIVVFGGENEAAYQQMEQSV from the coding sequence ATGTGGTTTAAAAATGTTCACTTTTACCGTTTCTTAAAACCCATCACATTAACAGAACAGATTTTACAAGATCGTTTAAAAACGGCGTTATTTCGTCCTTGTGGTCAATTGGAGATGGAAAGTACGGGGTGGGTGTCTCCATTTGGACGGGAATCAGAGGCATTCACGCTGGCGTATCAAGGTTGTTTTCTGGTGACGGCAAAACGACAAGAACGATTGTTACCCGCTTCAGTGGTGCAAGAGGTATTGGCAGAGCGAATTGAAGCCATTGAAATGCGAGAACAACGCAGGGTTCGCGGTAAAGAAAAAAAAGCCTTGCAAGAAGAAATTATCCGCGAATTAATTCCCCAAGCCTTTACCCGTTCTCAAAAAATGCAGGCTTATATTGATACGAAAAATGGCTGGCTTATTCTAAACACCAGCAATCGTAAAAAAGCCCAAGATATGATTCAATTATTGCGGCAAACGTTGGGAACTTTGCCTGTGGTTGTGCCACAATTTAAGCATCCTCCAGCAACGGTTTTAACGCAATGGTTAGCCACTCAAGATTATCCGTCTGATTTTGCCTTAGCCGATGCCTGCCAATTGGTGGATACGGGAACGGAGGGCGCAACGGTGAGTTGTCGTCATCAGGATTTGTCCGCAGAGGAAGTTCATGGGCATTTGAAAGCAGGTAAAGCGGTGAATCGTTTGGCGTTAATATGGGCTGATCGCTTGTCTTTTGTCATTGATGAAGAATGCGTCATTAAACGCCTGCAAATGGAAGAAATCGACACAGACGCAGATCAATCAAGTGAGGTCAGTGTTCAAGAAACACTGCCTCACGCTATCAATGATGCGCAACAATTAGAAGCGGATTTTATTTTATTAACAGCCGAATTAACCGCTTTAATACAACGCCTCATTGTCGTCTTTGGCGGCGAAAATGAAGCGGCCTATCAGCAAATGGAACAGAGCGTTTAA